The region CGCGAACACAGCAGCGGTTGCACCGAAGCAGGCGAAGTTCCAAGCACCCATTGGGCCCTGGATGAAGTCGTAGCCCAGGGTCTGTATGTTGACCAGCATGAGGGCGTTGAGCGGCCAGTGCAGGCCGAGCGGAACCAGGAACGGGTACAGCATTGGGATCAGGATGGCGAACACGAACGGCGCGTTACCGTTCAGCCACGCAAGGCCAACACCAATCCATGCGCCGAGCGCGTAGCCGAGCGGCCCAATCACGATCGCGGTGACTGGGATCATCACCAAGAGGGTGAGGAACGGCACGAACACCATGTGGACCGCGGACGGAATAATCTTCTGGAAACCCTTGTACACCAGGGCCGCCACGACCGCCATGATCAGCGGCACGAACACGTTGCCTTCGTAGCCAGGCAGCAACATCGGCAAGCCCATCACCGTCACGCGGCTGACCTCGGTGCCGAGCAGGTCGTTGACCTCAGTCACGGCATCCGGGTGGTCCGCCAGCCCCATGAACTCGGGGGTGAACAGCGCCAGGATGACGGCGGCAGGCACCCACGGCTCAATGTTGAGCTTCTTGCCTGCGTTGTACGCCACCATCACCGGCAGGAAGTAGAACACCGAGCGCCACATCGCGTCGACGAACTGCCAACCCGGCGTCTTGACCTCCGCATGGAAGTCAACAAAGCCCAGCGCGTCCATCACCGCAGCAAACGCAATAATTAACGACGCCCCAAGCAACACACCCAGAATCGGCCTAAAGGAATCCGAGAGGTACTCGAAAAAGGCGTCCATCCACGGCACCTTGCCCTGCGCCTTCGCGCGCTGGGCCGCCTTCACGTCATCGTTGCTCTGGCTGCCACGCGACTGCATCTCCGGCAGATTGTTCATCGCGTTGTACACCGTCGCGACGTCCCCGCCAACAATCACCTGGTAGTGCGACCCACCCTGCGGCACCGCACCCATCACCTTCGGGTTCGCCTCGAGACGCTCCTTGTCAGCCAGGGAGGCATCGTTGAGCTCAAAACGCAAACGGGTCGCGCAGTGCGTAAAGGACGCAATGTTGTCCGCACCGCCAATCCCCGCAAGGATATCCGCCGCCTGCTCCTGCAAGCCGGCCTGCTTGGTTGCCATGTTCACTCCTTTTCTTCATAGATCCAGGGATGAAAAAAGACCCGGGACGCGAAAACGTCCCAGGTCTTGCCCCGCCGAACCCGGCAGGTAACAACCCTGTGGTTGGTATTACGTTCCACTATATGCCGGAACGTTTTGGTGTGCAATAAGCTTGCTCTCAGCCGGGAACCAA is a window of Corynebacterium pseudogenitalium DNA encoding:
- a CDS encoding glucose PTS transporter subunit IIA, whose protein sequence is MATKQAGLQEQAADILAGIGGADNIASFTHCATRLRFELNDASLADKERLEANPKVMGAVPQGGSHYQVIVGGDVATVYNAMNNLPEMQSRGSQSNDDVKAAQRAKAQGKVPWMDAFFEYLSDSFRPILGVLLGASLIIAFAAVMDALGFVDFHAEVKTPGWQFVDAMWRSVFYFLPVMVAYNAGKKLNIEPWVPAAVILALFTPEFMGLADHPDAVTEVNDLLGTEVSRVTVMGLPMLLPGYEGNVFVPLIMAVVAALVYKGFQKIIPSAVHMVFVPFLTLLVMIPVTAIVIGPLGYALGAWIGVGLAWLNGNAPFVFAILIPMLYPFLVPLGLHWPLNALMLVNIQTLGYDFIQGPMGAWNFACFGATAAVFALSLRDKDPVMRQTSGSALAAGLFGGISEPSLYGIHLRYKRIYPRMLVGCFTGGLTIAILGTPFGGVQTNAFVFTSLLTTVVFSPMWVYVIAIAVAFFTAFFVIYFTDYRTPEEREEALARARAAQEEKEQEEAPAVAAAAPAAAAPAVAAEADAPAAAATPAADTREVTAPIAGKVVPMDQIQDAAFASGALGQAIGVLPEGGVEKVVAPVAGKVISVAKTGHAYGIKTDDGVEVLVHIGIDTVKLKGEGFTPLVEKKQRVEIGDALADVDFGAIAGHGVDTTVIMTVVNSKSLAAVEDIATGEAEVGQPLLGVTK